One genomic region from Octopus sinensis linkage group LG13, ASM634580v1, whole genome shotgun sequence encodes:
- the LOC115218622 gene encoding uncharacterized protein LOC115218622 isoform X1: MCKIYSLIPVENMTFFPPLTICIIFFILHNNFKKKRSTSFWRGILQFTSFVFTVIFTNSIMINEYLSLFFLTILFHTCVHGTTIFIEDECIWREQSKLIDCDKKSFQSLQFRRSHPGYATLSIKETPLKQLDFNISHLPDLEIIDARRTKLNCRKINLRILEIVERIIVDQRTCLNSICCRKLQTLSNYDRNTKGNHEEAMSSPAALINLNHSEQFQSEEPLNVDVTSGIQSKNDTKSAYNIIRHEIQVNGVESKSNRNSISISTEIKINYDKAVAVPHPAGTGTGILIPVEMDLTIVYSILGLLVLITLVSVSFSLYVLCSRKKQRNCSIRDFMPTSSLASRSRSQGTVIL; this comes from the exons ATGTGTAAGATTTATTCTCTGATTCCAGTCGAAAATATgactttttttccccctcttacCATTTGTATTATATTCTTCATTCTGCACAATAACTTTAAAAAGAAACGGTCAACATCGTTTTGGAGAGGAATTTTGCAATTCACTTCCTTCGTTTTCACAGTTATTTTTACTAATTCTATCATGATTAATGAATATCTCAGTTTGTTCTTCTTAACGATTTTATTCCATACGTGTGTCCATGGAACGACGATATTTATTGAAGACGAGTGCATTTGGAGAGAGCAGTCAAAACTCATTGACTGTGATAAGAAATCATTTCAAAGTTTACAGTTTCGTAGGAGCCACCCGGGGTATGCGACATTGTCGATAAAAGAAACACCTTTGAAACAATTAGACTTTAATATAAGCCATTTACCTGATCTAGAAATCATTGATGCACGAAGAACTAAACTCAACTGTCgaaaaattaatttaagaatTTTGGAGATCGTGGAGCGCATAATTGTCGACCAACGGACGTGTTTAAACTCAATTTGCTGCCGAAAATTACAAACCTTGTCCAACTACGACCGAAATACGAAAGGCAATCACGAAGAGGCGATGTCTAGCCCTGCTGCGTTGATCAACCTGAACCATTCTGAGCAGTTCCAGTCTGAAGAACCTTTAAATGTCGATGTTACATCAGGGATTCAAAGCAAGAACGACACGAAGTCAGCTTACAACATCATAAGACACGAAATACAAGTGAACGGTGTCGAAAGTAAATCAAACAGAAACAGCATTAGTATTTCtacggaaataaaaataaattacgaCAAAGCCGTCGCTGTTCCTCATCCAGCAGGAACTGGAACCGGTATTCTTATACCTGTAG AAATGGACCTGACAATTGTCTACTCAATTCTGGGATTATTGGTGCTAATAACCCTGGTTTCAGTCAGCTTCAGCCTCTATGTTCTGTGTAGTCGGAAGAAGCAGAGAAACTGCAGTATCCGAGACTTTATGCCAACCAGTAGTTTGGCATCAAGATCAAGATCACAAGGAACTGTGATATTATGA
- the LOC115218622 gene encoding uncharacterized protein LOC115218622 isoform X2, whose product MCKIYSLIPVENMTFFPPLTICIIFFILHNNFKKKRSTSFWRGILQFTSFVFTVIFTNSIMINEYLSLFFLTILFHTCVHGTTIFIEDECIWREQSKLIDCDKKSFQSLQFRRSHPGYATLSIKETPLKQLDFNISHLPDLEIIDARRTKLNCRKINLRILEIVERIIVDQRTCLNSICCRKLQTLSNYDRNTKGNHEEAMSSPAALINLNHSEQFQSEEPLNVDVTSGIQSKNDTKSAYNIIRHEIQVNGVESKSNRNSISISTEIKINYDKAVAVPHPAGTGTGILIPKWT is encoded by the exons ATGTGTAAGATTTATTCTCTGATTCCAGTCGAAAATATgactttttttccccctcttacCATTTGTATTATATTCTTCATTCTGCACAATAACTTTAAAAAGAAACGGTCAACATCGTTTTGGAGAGGAATTTTGCAATTCACTTCCTTCGTTTTCACAGTTATTTTTACTAATTCTATCATGATTAATGAATATCTCAGTTTGTTCTTCTTAACGATTTTATTCCATACGTGTGTCCATGGAACGACGATATTTATTGAAGACGAGTGCATTTGGAGAGAGCAGTCAAAACTCATTGACTGTGATAAGAAATCATTTCAAAGTTTACAGTTTCGTAGGAGCCACCCGGGGTATGCGACATTGTCGATAAAAGAAACACCTTTGAAACAATTAGACTTTAATATAAGCCATTTACCTGATCTAGAAATCATTGATGCACGAAGAACTAAACTCAACTGTCgaaaaattaatttaagaatTTTGGAGATCGTGGAGCGCATAATTGTCGACCAACGGACGTGTTTAAACTCAATTTGCTGCCGAAAATTACAAACCTTGTCCAACTACGACCGAAATACGAAAGGCAATCACGAAGAGGCGATGTCTAGCCCTGCTGCGTTGATCAACCTGAACCATTCTGAGCAGTTCCAGTCTGAAGAACCTTTAAATGTCGATGTTACATCAGGGATTCAAAGCAAGAACGACACGAAGTCAGCTTACAACATCATAAGACACGAAATACAAGTGAACGGTGTCGAAAGTAAATCAAACAGAAACAGCATTAGTATTTCtacggaaataaaaataaattacgaCAAAGCCGTCGCTGTTCCTCATCCAGCAGGAACTGGAACCGGTATTCTTATACCT AAATGGACCTGA
- the LOC115218633 gene encoding coiled-coil domain-containing protein 24-like isoform X2, giving the protein MTENTTEAACLPRPLYSHLYRIPLSVWKLIEQTVPDSERQEIKNILGVGLVEESIQLQNELETLQEIFTEYHEGNRSQVAPRIPEPPTARETLIKEISFLISSIKEKAEYNGLDSSQVLLKFNKEIRDYVSQQQEIYQETKQYDSSSSVMSKNQSISSNINQCSNSMKDEIQAMIHSLNYLKIDDVAQDLRSRLEDEIRQLLRNIELLQNNLDITEQSVSETVSTSKKVIPTISELRLERKLLEEELLKESTSRKSTPSPSSAVKLPAK; this is encoded by the exons atgactgaaaacaccACAGAAGCAGCATGTCTACCTCGTCCTCTTTATTCACATCTTTATAGAATTCCATTATCGGTGTGGAAGCTGATAGAACAGACAGTCCCAGATTCTGAGAGACAAGAAATCAAgaatattttaggtgttggtttgGTTGAAGAAAGTATCCAGCTCCAGAATGAG ctTGAAACTTTGCAAGAGATTTTCACAGAATATCATGAAGGGAATCGGTCCCAAGTCGCACCCAGAATTCCTGAACCTCCAACAGCAAGAGAGACTTTAATTAAGGAAATTTCTTTTCTGATCTCGAGTATCAAAGAGAAGGCAGAGTATAATGGATT GGATTCCAGTCAAGTACTAttgaaatttaacaaagaaatccgtGACTATGTTTCACAACAGCAAG AAATTTACCAAGAAACAAAGCAATATGATTCCAGTTCATCTGTGATGAGTAAAAACCAATCAATATCTTCAAATATCAATCA ATGTTCGAATTCAATGAAAGATGAAATCCAAGCCATGATACATTCCTTGAATTACTTAAAGATTGATGATGTTGCTCAAGATTTAAG ATCAAGACTAGAAGATGAAATAAGACAGCTTCTTAGAAATATTGAGCTTCTACAGAATAATTTAGATATCACAGAACAATCAGTGTCCGAAACCGTTTCCACTTCCAAGAAAGTAATTCCTACAATCTCAG agttaCGTCTTGAAAGAAAACTTTTAGAGGAGGAATTACTGAAAGAATCAACCAGCAGGAAATCCACACCATCACCCAGCTCTGCAGTCAAGCTACCAGCCAAGTAA